Proteins encoded by one window of Halomonas sp. SH5A2:
- a CDS encoding TAXI family TRAP transporter solute-binding subunit, whose translation MHPFAHRLLIAALPLSLLGAAVSHASDIELPGTMAWTAYGTNSSGYAQAVAIGNMLQNKYDSSVRILPGDNDVSRMTPLKQGRVDLCACGISSYYGAEGVMMFADPEWGPQPLRVITTSTASFGLSLAVAGDLDVETPADLEGKRIAYIRGDDALNKGTEAYLAFGGLTWDDVERVDYPGYGRSFDGIIAGDVDASFTTTVTPPAQQLASSPRGISWPVLDPEDEAGWERMTAVAPYFRPHKVTAGAGGISADNPVPSASYPYPIVVANQDLDDNVAYGLIKAMQVNFDDYKDNAPGALGYALEEQDFQWVIPFHDAVVEYYKEIDVWTGEMQAHQDKLVERQDVLLSAWESFMQDAPDEEEAFTADWMEARAAALSEAGFEPIFE comes from the coding sequence ATGCATCCATTTGCGCACCGACTACTCATCGCCGCTTTACCTCTATCACTGCTCGGCGCCGCTGTTAGCCACGCCAGTGACATTGAACTGCCCGGCACCATGGCTTGGACTGCCTACGGCACCAACTCGAGTGGTTACGCCCAAGCCGTGGCCATCGGCAACATGCTGCAGAACAAATACGATTCATCAGTGCGTATTTTGCCCGGTGATAATGACGTATCACGTATGACACCGCTCAAGCAGGGTCGTGTTGACCTGTGCGCCTGCGGAATATCCAGCTACTACGGGGCAGAAGGCGTGATGATGTTTGCCGACCCAGAATGGGGGCCTCAACCGCTGAGAGTCATTACCACCTCCACCGCTTCGTTTGGCCTTTCCTTAGCAGTGGCAGGCGACTTAGACGTTGAAACACCCGCCGACCTCGAAGGTAAACGCATCGCCTATATCCGCGGCGACGATGCACTCAACAAGGGCACCGAAGCATACCTAGCATTTGGTGGCCTGACCTGGGATGACGTCGAGCGAGTGGATTACCCCGGCTACGGACGCTCCTTCGACGGTATTATCGCAGGTGATGTCGACGCCTCGTTCACCACTACTGTAACCCCACCCGCTCAGCAGCTTGCCAGCAGCCCACGCGGCATTAGCTGGCCAGTGCTAGACCCTGAAGATGAAGCGGGCTGGGAGCGCATGACCGCAGTGGCGCCCTATTTCCGCCCCCATAAAGTCACCGCAGGCGCAGGTGGTATTAGTGCTGACAACCCGGTGCCCAGTGCCAGCTACCCGTACCCCATTGTGGTTGCCAATCAAGACCTGGATGACAACGTTGCTTACGGTTTGATCAAGGCCATGCAGGTAAATTTTGACGACTACAAAGACAACGCGCCCGGCGCCCTTGGCTATGCCTTGGAAGAACAGGATTTTCAATGGGTCATACCATTTCACGATGCGGTAGTGGAGTACTACAAAGAGATCGATGTGTGGACCGGTGAAATGCAGGCCCACCAGGATAAGCTCGTTGAACGCCAGGATGTACTGCTAAGCGCCTGGGAAAGCTTTATGCAAGACGCGCCTGATGAGGAAGAAGCATTTACTGCTGACTGGATGGAAGCTCGCGCCGCCGCACTCAGCGAAGCTGGCTTCGAACCGATCTTTGAGTAA